One stretch of Prunus persica cultivar Lovell chromosome G1, Prunus_persica_NCBIv2, whole genome shotgun sequence DNA includes these proteins:
- the LOC18791507 gene encoding protein PHYLLO, chloroplastic isoform X5, with protein MCYSAHDCANINTVWASLIIEECCRLGLTYFCIAPGSRSSPLAVAASTHPLITCIVCFDERSLAFHAVGYARGSHKPAVVITSSGTAVSNLLPAVVEASQDFVPLLLLTADRPAELQDAGANQAINQVNHFGSFVRFFFSLPAPTDHIPARMVLTTLDSAVHWATSSPCGPVHINCPFREPLENSPRKWMLSCLKGLDFWMSSAEPFTKYIQVQRVHAYDDGCGQMSEIMNVIKGSNKGLLLIGAIHSEDEMWAVLLLAKHLQWPVVADILSGLRLRKLLTAFPEIEDDLLFVDHLDHALLSDSVRSGINLDVIIQIGSRITSKRVAKMLEDCFPCSYVMVDKHPFRQDPSHIVTHRIQSSIVEFADYLCKAGFPHMSNEWSAYLRMLNAMVARELSFQIYATDSLTEPQVAHVVSEALSAESALFIGNSMAIRDADMYGRGWSGCSDRIADVTSKSELPRHMIRVAGNRGASGIDGLLSTAVGFAVGCNKQVLCVIGDVSFLHDTNGLAIVNQRTLRKPMTIVVINNHGGAIFSLLPLADRVEPRILNQYFYTSHNVSIHELCAAHGVMHLHVKTKLELEDALFTSQHEEVDRVIEVESCIDANATFHSSLRKFACQAADHAMSLFSRLSVEDSTEDGALLYRVHRMEYSSFSIPLCAPPTMISVDDNETRFYREGFILTLYLEDGSVGFGEVSPLDIHRESLLDVEEQLRFLIHMMKGAQISCFLPLLKGSFSCWIWTNLGILPCTLLPSVRCGLEMAILNALATRQGSNLLGILHPRKAEGGISENSSTVQICALVDSKGTPTQVADVVAALVEEGFTAVKLKVARHGSPLHDAAVIQEIRKKVGYQIEVRADANRNWTYKEAIQFGSLVKDCDLQYIEEPVHNEGDIIKFCEESGLPVALDETIDSIREHPLHTLVKYTHPGIVAIVIKPSVVGGFENAAIIAQWAQQHQKMAVISAVFESGLGLSAYIQFSCYLNQKNSEICEMMNYALAPSIAHGLGTYRWLKEDVTTTPLKISCNPDSGSVEASVADADQVLRKFQINRNIIHGTFTGEQGCVYQLPVDSKDFSCSIKVHEIGQRYDDNVFVFLHGFLGTGEDWIAIMKAISGCARCVAIDLPGHGGTKIQNHGDNDATQDSGLSIEVVADLLCELIKHITPGKVTIVGYSMGARIALYMALRLTDKVKGAVVISGSPGLKDEVERKVRRAKDDSRARFLIAHGLELFLDNWYSGELWNSLRVHPRFCQIVGTRLLHEDVQSLAKVLSALSVGRQLPLWEDLRHCKTPLLLIVGEKDRKFKTIAKDMCLEIGGGTVTGDSPPNDISEIVEIPDCGHAAHLENPLPVISTLRRFLTRVNSSNQKAI; from the exons ATGTGTTACTCAGCTCATGATTGTGCCAATATCAATACTGTTTGGGCATCGCTTATAATTGAAGAATGTTGTCGACTTGGTTTGACG TATTTTTGTATAGCTCCAGGATCAAGATCATCCCCTCTTGCTGTTGCTGCTTCTACTCATCCTCTTATTACTTGTATTGTATGCTTCGATGAGCGCTCACTTGCATTTCATGCTGTTGGTTATGCAAGAGGATCTCACAAACCAGCAGTAGTCATAACATCATCTGGAACTGCAGTTTCAAACCTTCTTCCTGCT GTGGTCGAGGCTAGTCAAGATTTCGTACCGCTTCTATTGCTCACAGCTGACCGTCCTGCAGAATTGCAGGATGCTGGGGCAAACCAAGCGATCAATCAG GTAAACCATTTTGGTTCCTTTGTGAGGTTTTTCTTCAGCCTTCCTGCACCTACTGATCATATTCCAGCACGGATGGTGCTTACGACACTTGACTCTGCTGTACATTGGGCAACCTCTTCACCATGTGGCCCTGTTCATATTAACTGTCCTTTCAGGGAGCCACTGGAAAATAGCCCTAGAAAATGGATGTTGAGCTGTTTGAAAGGATTAGACTTTTGGATGTCCAGTGCCGAACCGTTTACTAAGTATATTCAAGTACAACGTGTTCATGCGTATGATGATGGTTGTGGCCAAATGTCAGAGATTATGAATGTAATTAAAGGCAGTAACAAAGGGCTTCTACTTATTGGTGCAATCCATTCAGAAGATGAGATGTGGGCAGTTCTTCTCTTGGCTAAACACCTTCAGTGGCCTGTTGTAGCTGACATCTTGTCAGGATTACGATTGAGAAAGCTTTTGACTGCTTTtccagaaattgaagatgatttattatttgttgatCATCTTGACCATGCTCTACTATCTGATTCTGTACGCAGTGGGATAAATCTTGATGTGATTATTCAG ATTGGGAGTAGGATTACAAGCAAGCGTGTTGCTAAGATGCTAGAGGACTGCTTTCCATGCTCTTATGTCATGGTTGACAAGCATCCATTTCGTCAAGATCCTTCTCATATTGTAACCCATAGAATCCAAAGTAGCATTGTTGAATTTGCTGATTATTTATGTAAAGCTGGATTTCCCCATATGAGCAATGAATGGAGCGCTTATCTTCGAATGCTAAATGCAATG GTTGCAAGGGAGTTgtcatttcaaatttatgCCACAGACTCCTTGACTGAACCTCAAGTTGCACACGTAGTATCCGAAGCACTTTCAGCTGAGTCTGCTCTTTTCATTGGGAACAGTATGGCCATACGCGATGCAGACATGTATGGGCGTGGTTGGTCAGGCTGTAGTGATCGCATTGCAGACGTGACTTCAAAATCAGAACTACCCCGTCATATGATTCGGGTGGCTGGGAATAGAGGTGCAAGTGGTATTGATGGGTTACTCAGCACAGCTGTTGGCTTTGCTGTAGGATGCAATAAACAA GTGCTTTGTGTGATTGGAGATGTTTCTTTCCTCCATGATACAAATGGCTTGGCAATTGTGAACCAGAG GACATTGCGGAAACCAATGACGATAGTTGTAATTAATAATCATGGTGGTGCAATATTCAGTCTTCTTCCTCTAGCAGATAGAGTTGAGCCAAGAATACTAAATCAATACTTCTACACCTCTCACAATGTTTCAATCCATGAGCTGTGTGCGGCACATGG TGTGATGCATCTACATGTGAAAACAAAGTTGGAGCTTGAAGATGCATTATTCACATCTCAACATGAAGAGGTGGATCGTGTCATTGAAGTTGAGAGCTGCATAGATGCCAATGCCACCTTTCACAG TTCTTTAAGAAAGTTTGCCTGCCAAGCAGCAGATCATGCGATGAGCCTCTTCTCAAGGCTTTCTGTTGAAGACTCAACAGAAGATGGTGCTTTACTTTACAGAGTCCACAGAATGGAGTATTCATCATTTAG TATACCACTCTGTGCTCCTCCTACTATGATTTCTGTTGATGATAATGAGACCAGGTTCTATAGAGAAGGGTTTATTTTAACTTTGTATCTTGAAGATGGAAGCGTTGGGTTTGGTGAG GTTTCTCCTCTAGATATCCACAGAGAAAGCCTGCTAGATGTAGAAGAGCAACTGAGGTTTCTTATTCATATGATGAAAGGTGCTCAGATTAGTTGCTTCCTTCCTCTGCTAAAGGGCTCATTTTCTTGTTGGATATGGACAAACCTGGGAATCCTG CCATGCACGCTCCTTCCTAGTGTCAGATGTGGTTTGGAAATGGCAATTCTCAATGCATTAGCGACAAGACAGGGTTCCAATTTATTAGGCATACTCCATCCCCGGAAAGCTGAAGGAGGTATATCTGAAAATTCGTCAACAGTTCAGATTTGTGCCCTTGTTGATTCAAAGGGAACACCTACACAAGTAGCTGATGTTGTTGCTGCACTTGTTGAAGAAGGATTTACTGCAGTAAAGCTGAAG GTAGCACGTCACGGGAGTCCCTTGCATGATGCTGCAGTTATACaggaaataagaaagaaagttgGATACCAGATTGAAGTTCGTGCAGATGCCAATCGGAACTGGACATATAAAGAAGCTATCCAGTTTGGCTCCTTGGTGAAGGATTGTGATCTGCAGTATATTGAG GAACCTGTTCATAATGAAGGTGATATTATCAAGTTTTGCGAAGAAAGTGGGTTACCCGTGGCACTGGACGAAACTATTGACAGTATCAGAGAACATCCACTTCATACGCTAGTGAAGTATACCCATCCAGGAATAGTAGCTATT GTTATTAAGCCTAGTGTTGTTGGTGGCTTTGAAAATGCAGCAATAATTGCCCAATGGGCCCAGCAGCACCAAAAAATGGCTGTTATTAGTGCTGTATTTGAAAGTGGCCTAGGTTTGTCAGCATATATTCAGTTTTCCTGTTATCTCAACCAGAAGAATTCAGAAATATGTGAAATGATGAATTATGCATTGGCCCCTTCAATAGCGCATGGTTTAGGAACATACCGCTGGTTAAAAGAAGATGTAACTACCACTCCTCTCAAGATAAGTTGTAATCCAGATAGTGGCTCCGTAGAAGCATCTGTTGCTGATGCTGATCAAGTTCTTcggaaatttcaaattaatcGCAACATAATTCATGGAACTTTTACTGGAGAGCAAGGTTGTGTATACCAGCTGCCTGTAGATTCAAAGGATTTCTCTTGTTCCATCAAAGTCCACGAGATTGGACAAAGATATGAT GATaatgtatttgtatttcttCATGGGTTTCTTGGAACTGGTGAAGATTGGATTGCTATCATGAAGGCCATTTCAGGATGTGCGAGATGCGTTGCGATCGACCTCCCTGGTCATGGTGGAACAAAGATACAGAACCATGGCGATAACGATGCGACACAGGATTCAGGTTTATCAATTGAGGTGGTTGCCGATCTTTTATGTGAATTGATAAAGCATATTACGCCTGGGAAGGTTACCATTGTGGGATATTCTATGGGAGCAAGGATCGCGCTCTACATGGCTCTAAGGCTTACTGACAAA GTCAAGGGAGCTGTTGTAATATCCGGAAGCCCTGGATTAAAAGATGAAGTGGAAAGAAAAGTTCGTAGAGCTAAAGATGACTCTAGAGCACGCTTTCTTATTGCTCATGGCTTAGAGCTCTTTCTGGACAACTGGTACTCTGGAGAGCTGTGGAACAG CTTAAGAGTCCATCCTCGATTTTGTCAGATAGTTGGCACCCGCCTGCTTCATGAAGATGTGCAGAGTCTTGCAAAAGTTCTATCTGCTTTAAGTGTTGGGAGGCAACT GCCATTGTGGGAAGACTTAAGGCACTGCAAAACACCCCTTTTGCTCATTGTTGGAGAGAAAGATAGAAAGTTCAAGACAATAGCTAAGGATATGTGCCTTGAGATCGGTGGTGGTACGGTGACTGGTGACAGCCCGCCTAATGACATTTCCGAGATAGTTGAGATTCCAGATTGTGGCCATGCTGCTCATCTCGAAAACCCTCTCCCTGTAATCAGCACATTGAGGCGGTTTTTGACAAGAGTGAACTCATCAAACCAGAAGGCCATTTAG
- the LOC18791507 gene encoding protein PHYLLO, chloroplastic isoform X3, with product MHLLTNSLSFLPYKRSFSLPDAMPSLPPPPPFPFLNPNSRHFRLPPNPNSNVVRGVRFDGPVVEIGQVSQTEDGDLVIETCVTRTLTPALTLEHGLQKINEVAVPPSAKALNWFCSQPESSAVYPLFFISKDTENPSLKSLYVNETRGVFGIGAAVYYTPSSFSSSSSSRIKRYLSNESTSVIAYGFMDNNYDQESSFMKHQAGSYYFFVPQIELNEYEGTSILAATIAWSDSSLCTFEDAIHSYELCFNQASCHIWPTAKSNHTMNIRCTLRKLNLEEDGTIPMVYMNALSSRRKYVVADIMALKEAPSSCQFCIRLSPTIAVASNMGTNLGEYCSGFVSLSTQLDQAHKMCYSAHDCANINTVWASLIIEECCRLGLTYFCIAPGSRSSPLAVAASTHPLITCIVCFDERSLAFHAVGYARGSHKPAVVITSSGTAVSNLLPAVVEASQDFVPLLLLTADRPAELQDAGANQAINQVNHFGSFVRFFFSLPAPTDHIPARMVLTTLDSAVHWATSSPCGPVHINCPFREPLENSPRKWMLSCLKGLDFWMSSAEPFTKYIQVQRVHAYDDGCGQMSEIMNVIKGSNKGLLLIGAIHSEDEMWAVLLLAKHLQWPVVADILSGLRLRKLLTAFPEIEDDLLFVDHLDHALLSDSVRSGINLDVIIQIGSRITSKRVAKMLEDCFPCSYVMVDKHPFRQDPSHIVTHRIQSSIVEFADYLCKAGFPHMSNEWSAYLRMLNAMVARELSFQIYATDSLTEPQVAHVVSEALSAESALFIGNSMAIRDADMYGRGWSGCSDRIADVTSKSELPRHMIRVAGNRGASGIDGLLSTAVGFAVGCNKQVLCVIGDVSFLHDTNGLAIVNQRTLRKPMTIVVINNHGGAIFSLLPLADRVEPRILNQYFYTSHNVSIHELCAAHGVMHLHVKTKLELEDALFTSQHEEVDRVIEVESCIDANATFHSSLRKFACQAADHAMSLFSRLSVEDSTEDGALLYRVHRMEYSSFSIPLCAPPTMISVDDNETRFYREGFILTLYLEDGSVGFGEVSPLDIHRESLLDVEEQLRFLIHMMKGAQISCFLPLLKGSFSCWIWTNLGILPCTLLPSVRCGLEMAILNALATRQGSNLLGILHPRKAEGGISENSSTVQICALVDSKGTPTQVADVVAALVEEGFTAVKLKVARHGSPLHDAAVIQEIRKKVGYQIEVRADANRNWTYKEAIQFGSLVKDCDLQYIEEPVHNEGDIIKFCEESGLPVALDETIDSIREHPLHTLVKYTHPGIVAIVIKPSVVGGFENAAIIAQWAQQHQKMAVISAVFESGLGLSAYIQFSCYLNQKNSEICEMMNYALAPSIAHGLGTYRWLKEDVTTTPLKISCNPDSGSVEASVADADQVLRKFQINRNIIHGTFTGEQGCVYQLPVDSKDFSCSIKVHEIGQRYDDNVFVFLHGFLGTGEDWIAIMKAISGCARCVAIDLPGHGGTKIQNHGDNDATQDSGLSIEVVADLLCELIKHITPGKVTIVGYSMGARIALYMALRLTDKVKGAVVISGSPGLKDEVERKVRRAKDDSRARFLIAHGLELFLDNWYSGELWNSLRVHPRFCQIVGTRLLHEDVQSLAKVLSALSVGRQLPLWEDLRHCKTPLLLIVGEKDRKFKTIAKDMCLEIGGGTVTGDSPPNDISEIVEIPDCGHAAHLENPLPVISTLRRFLTRVNSSNQKAI from the exons ATGCACTTACTCaccaattctctctctttccttcctTACAAGaggtctttctctctcccagaCGCAATGCCCTCACTACCGCCACCACCGCCTTTCCCATTCCTCAACCCAAACTCCCGCCATTTTCGACTCCCTCCAAACCCTAATTCCAAT GTTGTTCGAGGAGTGAGATTCGACGGCCCGGTAGTCGAAATCGGCCAAGTATCGCAAACCGAAGACGGAGACTTGGTTATCGAGACCTGCGTCACGCGGACGCTGACTCCGGCGTTGACTCTTGAGCATGGGCTTCAAAAGATCAATGAG GTGGCTGTGCCTCCGAGTGCCAAAGCCTTGAACTGGTTTTGCAGTCAACCGGAGTCGTCTGCTGTTTATCCTCTGTTTTTCATCTCCAAGGATACCGAAAATCCGAGTTTAAAATCACTGTATGTGAATGAAACCCGAGGAGTTTTTGGAATTGGTGCCGCAGTTTACTATACTCCGTCgtcgttttcttcttcttcgtcttctagGATCAAGAG aTATTTATCAAATGAATCAACCTCTGTAATAGCTTACGGTTTTATGGATAATAATTACGACCAAGAGTCATCTTTCATGAAGCATCAAGCGGGCTCGTATTACTTTTTCGTTCCTCAG ATTGAGTTAAACGAGTATGAGGGCACTTCTATTTTAGCAGCAACAATTGCTTGGAGTGACTCTTCCCTTTGTACATTTGAGGACGCCATTCATTCTTACGAGTTATGTTTCAACCAG GCCAGTTGTCATATTTGGCCCACAGCAAAGAGCAACCACACCATGAATATAAGATGTACTCTTAGAAAGCTCAATCTTGAGGAGGATGGAACTATTCCCATG GTATACATGAACGCTCTGTcatcaagaagaaaatatgTTGTGGCTGACATCATGGCACTG AAAGAGGCTCCATCTTCCTGCCAGTTTTGTATCAGGCTTTCACCTACCATTGCTGTTGCTAGTAACATG gGAACAAACTTGGGTGAATATTGTTCAGGATTTGTGTCTCTTTCTACTCAGCTGGATCAAGCCCATAAAATGTGTTACTCAGCTCATGATTGTGCCAATATCAATACTGTTTGGGCATCGCTTATAATTGAAGAATGTTGTCGACTTGGTTTGACG TATTTTTGTATAGCTCCAGGATCAAGATCATCCCCTCTTGCTGTTGCTGCTTCTACTCATCCTCTTATTACTTGTATTGTATGCTTCGATGAGCGCTCACTTGCATTTCATGCTGTTGGTTATGCAAGAGGATCTCACAAACCAGCAGTAGTCATAACATCATCTGGAACTGCAGTTTCAAACCTTCTTCCTGCT GTGGTCGAGGCTAGTCAAGATTTCGTACCGCTTCTATTGCTCACAGCTGACCGTCCTGCAGAATTGCAGGATGCTGGGGCAAACCAAGCGATCAATCAG GTAAACCATTTTGGTTCCTTTGTGAGGTTTTTCTTCAGCCTTCCTGCACCTACTGATCATATTCCAGCACGGATGGTGCTTACGACACTTGACTCTGCTGTACATTGGGCAACCTCTTCACCATGTGGCCCTGTTCATATTAACTGTCCTTTCAGGGAGCCACTGGAAAATAGCCCTAGAAAATGGATGTTGAGCTGTTTGAAAGGATTAGACTTTTGGATGTCCAGTGCCGAACCGTTTACTAAGTATATTCAAGTACAACGTGTTCATGCGTATGATGATGGTTGTGGCCAAATGTCAGAGATTATGAATGTAATTAAAGGCAGTAACAAAGGGCTTCTACTTATTGGTGCAATCCATTCAGAAGATGAGATGTGGGCAGTTCTTCTCTTGGCTAAACACCTTCAGTGGCCTGTTGTAGCTGACATCTTGTCAGGATTACGATTGAGAAAGCTTTTGACTGCTTTtccagaaattgaagatgatttattatttgttgatCATCTTGACCATGCTCTACTATCTGATTCTGTACGCAGTGGGATAAATCTTGATGTGATTATTCAG ATTGGGAGTAGGATTACAAGCAAGCGTGTTGCTAAGATGCTAGAGGACTGCTTTCCATGCTCTTATGTCATGGTTGACAAGCATCCATTTCGTCAAGATCCTTCTCATATTGTAACCCATAGAATCCAAAGTAGCATTGTTGAATTTGCTGATTATTTATGTAAAGCTGGATTTCCCCATATGAGCAATGAATGGAGCGCTTATCTTCGAATGCTAAATGCAATG GTTGCAAGGGAGTTgtcatttcaaatttatgCCACAGACTCCTTGACTGAACCTCAAGTTGCACACGTAGTATCCGAAGCACTTTCAGCTGAGTCTGCTCTTTTCATTGGGAACAGTATGGCCATACGCGATGCAGACATGTATGGGCGTGGTTGGTCAGGCTGTAGTGATCGCATTGCAGACGTGACTTCAAAATCAGAACTACCCCGTCATATGATTCGGGTGGCTGGGAATAGAGGTGCAAGTGGTATTGATGGGTTACTCAGCACAGCTGTTGGCTTTGCTGTAGGATGCAATAAACAA GTGCTTTGTGTGATTGGAGATGTTTCTTTCCTCCATGATACAAATGGCTTGGCAATTGTGAACCAGAG GACATTGCGGAAACCAATGACGATAGTTGTAATTAATAATCATGGTGGTGCAATATTCAGTCTTCTTCCTCTAGCAGATAGAGTTGAGCCAAGAATACTAAATCAATACTTCTACACCTCTCACAATGTTTCAATCCATGAGCTGTGTGCGGCACATGG TGTGATGCATCTACATGTGAAAACAAAGTTGGAGCTTGAAGATGCATTATTCACATCTCAACATGAAGAGGTGGATCGTGTCATTGAAGTTGAGAGCTGCATAGATGCCAATGCCACCTTTCACAG TTCTTTAAGAAAGTTTGCCTGCCAAGCAGCAGATCATGCGATGAGCCTCTTCTCAAGGCTTTCTGTTGAAGACTCAACAGAAGATGGTGCTTTACTTTACAGAGTCCACAGAATGGAGTATTCATCATTTAG TATACCACTCTGTGCTCCTCCTACTATGATTTCTGTTGATGATAATGAGACCAGGTTCTATAGAGAAGGGTTTATTTTAACTTTGTATCTTGAAGATGGAAGCGTTGGGTTTGGTGAG GTTTCTCCTCTAGATATCCACAGAGAAAGCCTGCTAGATGTAGAAGAGCAACTGAGGTTTCTTATTCATATGATGAAAGGTGCTCAGATTAGTTGCTTCCTTCCTCTGCTAAAGGGCTCATTTTCTTGTTGGATATGGACAAACCTGGGAATCCTG CCATGCACGCTCCTTCCTAGTGTCAGATGTGGTTTGGAAATGGCAATTCTCAATGCATTAGCGACAAGACAGGGTTCCAATTTATTAGGCATACTCCATCCCCGGAAAGCTGAAGGAGGTATATCTGAAAATTCGTCAACAGTTCAGATTTGTGCCCTTGTTGATTCAAAGGGAACACCTACACAAGTAGCTGATGTTGTTGCTGCACTTGTTGAAGAAGGATTTACTGCAGTAAAGCTGAAG GTAGCACGTCACGGGAGTCCCTTGCATGATGCTGCAGTTATACaggaaataagaaagaaagttgGATACCAGATTGAAGTTCGTGCAGATGCCAATCGGAACTGGACATATAAAGAAGCTATCCAGTTTGGCTCCTTGGTGAAGGATTGTGATCTGCAGTATATTGAG GAACCTGTTCATAATGAAGGTGATATTATCAAGTTTTGCGAAGAAAGTGGGTTACCCGTGGCACTGGACGAAACTATTGACAGTATCAGAGAACATCCACTTCATACGCTAGTGAAGTATACCCATCCAGGAATAGTAGCTATT GTTATTAAGCCTAGTGTTGTTGGTGGCTTTGAAAATGCAGCAATAATTGCCCAATGGGCCCAGCAGCACCAAAAAATGGCTGTTATTAGTGCTGTATTTGAAAGTGGCCTAGGTTTGTCAGCATATATTCAGTTTTCCTGTTATCTCAACCAGAAGAATTCAGAAATATGTGAAATGATGAATTATGCATTGGCCCCTTCAATAGCGCATGGTTTAGGAACATACCGCTGGTTAAAAGAAGATGTAACTACCACTCCTCTCAAGATAAGTTGTAATCCAGATAGTGGCTCCGTAGAAGCATCTGTTGCTGATGCTGATCAAGTTCTTcggaaatttcaaattaatcGCAACATAATTCATGGAACTTTTACTGGAGAGCAAGGTTGTGTATACCAGCTGCCTGTAGATTCAAAGGATTTCTCTTGTTCCATCAAAGTCCACGAGATTGGACAAAGATATGAT GATaatgtatttgtatttcttCATGGGTTTCTTGGAACTGGTGAAGATTGGATTGCTATCATGAAGGCCATTTCAGGATGTGCGAGATGCGTTGCGATCGACCTCCCTGGTCATGGTGGAACAAAGATACAGAACCATGGCGATAACGATGCGACACAGGATTCAGGTTTATCAATTGAGGTGGTTGCCGATCTTTTATGTGAATTGATAAAGCATATTACGCCTGGGAAGGTTACCATTGTGGGATATTCTATGGGAGCAAGGATCGCGCTCTACATGGCTCTAAGGCTTACTGACAAA GTCAAGGGAGCTGTTGTAATATCCGGAAGCCCTGGATTAAAAGATGAAGTGGAAAGAAAAGTTCGTAGAGCTAAAGATGACTCTAGAGCACGCTTTCTTATTGCTCATGGCTTAGAGCTCTTTCTGGACAACTGGTACTCTGGAGAGCTGTGGAACAG CTTAAGAGTCCATCCTCGATTTTGTCAGATAGTTGGCACCCGCCTGCTTCATGAAGATGTGCAGAGTCTTGCAAAAGTTCTATCTGCTTTAAGTGTTGGGAGGCAACT GCCATTGTGGGAAGACTTAAGGCACTGCAAAACACCCCTTTTGCTCATTGTTGGAGAGAAAGATAGAAAGTTCAAGACAATAGCTAAGGATATGTGCCTTGAGATCGGTGGTGGTACGGTGACTGGTGACAGCCCGCCTAATGACATTTCCGAGATAGTTGAGATTCCAGATTGTGGCCATGCTGCTCATCTCGAAAACCCTCTCCCTGTAATCAGCACATTGAGGCGGTTTTTGACAAGAGTGAACTCATCAAACCAGAAGGCCATTTAG